One window of Treponema denticola genomic DNA carries:
- the rnc gene encoding ribonuclease III, which produces MFPIKSGLEPKRKQELLEFQKQAGLKFKDLRLLDLAFHHRSFSNEHNNFHANNERLEFLGDSVLGLVAASYLYNSFKDKPEGELAKIKASAVSEEALSKTASKLNISNYLVLGRGEEMSGGREKKAILADALEAVIGAYYIDSGFKTAQKFVLRLLESTINSVLEKKFISDYKSLLQELVQKKFKTVPKYELKKASGPDHDRTFWFSVSVNGKVYGPLSGKTKKEAEQSVAKVAYENLCSESTVSK; this is translated from the coding sequence TTGTTTCCGATAAAAAGCGGTCTTGAACCCAAGAGGAAGCAGGAGCTCCTCGAGTTCCAAAAGCAAGCGGGGTTGAAATTTAAAGATCTACGCTTGCTTGATCTAGCCTTCCATCACAGGTCTTTTTCCAACGAACATAATAATTTCCACGCAAATAATGAACGTCTCGAGTTTTTAGGGGACTCCGTACTCGGGCTTGTCGCTGCTTCCTATCTTTATAATTCTTTTAAAGATAAGCCGGAGGGGGAGCTTGCAAAGATAAAGGCTTCTGCTGTTTCCGAGGAAGCTCTTTCAAAGACTGCTTCTAAACTGAATATAAGTAATTACTTGGTTTTAGGAAGGGGAGAGGAAATGTCCGGCGGAAGAGAGAAAAAGGCCATCCTTGCCGATGCCCTTGAAGCCGTTATCGGAGCCTACTATATTGATTCGGGTTTTAAAACAGCTCAAAAATTTGTTCTAAGGCTTTTGGAATCTACCATCAATTCGGTATTAGAAAAGAAGTTTATAAGTGACTATAAATCCCTCCTTCAGGAATTGGTACAAAAGAAATTTAAAACGGTTCCCAAGTATGAGCTTAAAAAGGCAAGCGGTCCCGACCATGACCGCACTTTTTGGTTTTCGGTTTCGGTAAACGGTAAAGTTTACGGTCCCCTTTCAGGTAAAACAAAAAAAGAAGCTGAACAGTCTGTAGCAAAAGTAGCCTATGAAAACCTGTGTTCAGAGTCCACTGTGTCAAAATAA
- a CDS encoding Hsp20/alpha crystallin family protein has product MNSLSLFSPSFTDSVFDALDKSLGPNFGVFAPIKNASCGMPSVDIRETEKAYVMEVDLPGYSEKDVEISLKDRLMTISSSKKEEKEDKGAEYIIKERSSRHFMRRFTLPEDINSDEVSAKFENGVLVVNIPRKPDTQPKQIEIKTA; this is encoded by the coding sequence ATGAATAGTTTAAGTCTTTTTAGTCCGTCTTTTACGGACAGCGTATTTGATGCCCTTGATAAGAGCTTGGGTCCCAATTTTGGAGTTTTTGCTCCGATCAAGAATGCAAGCTGCGGAATGCCGAGTGTCGATATCCGCGAAACCGAAAAAGCCTATGTTATGGAAGTAGATCTTCCGGGTTACAGCGAAAAAGATGTTGAAATCAGTTTAAAAGATAGGCTTATGACAATCTCATCTTCCAAAAAAGAAGAAAAGGAAGATAAGGGAGCAGAGTACATCATAAAGGAGCGAAGTTCAAGGCATTTTATGAGGCGTTTTACCTTGCCTGAGGATATAAACTCCGATGAAGTTTCTGCAAAATTTGAAAACGGTGTTTTGGTTGTAAATATTCCGAGAAAACCTGATACCCAGCCAAAACAAATAGAAATCAAAACTGCATAA
- a CDS encoding CCA tRNA nucleotidyltransferase, giving the protein MRYPVSKKMSEIASIFFNAGFSAYLVGGAVRDWFLGKPCKDYDIATDAEPKEVQALFHKTIPTGIAHGTVTILYKGEKIECTTFRCEADYSDGRRPQKINYVRSIEEDLSRRDFTMNAIAVSLKDGSIVDPFEGVKSIKSKTIKTVGSPLDRFGEDGLRPIRAIRFASQLGFKIEEETLKAIPLSIEVCKKVSIERFRDEFVKMLLSEHPIISLRLLEDTGLLKVFLPELSDCRGVEQKGMHSFDVLDHSFLSCDTAPQDNPIVRLAALFHDIGKVSTREKNEYGDYTFYKHEAVSEKLTKKIMQRLKFPNKEIEEVSHLVGLHMFHYTEDWSDAAVRRFIVRTGVENIPNLFDLRRADGFGMTGQAPDLSNLVSFKKRLEKVIAEDSALSLKDLAVGGRELMEIGIPAGPKLGIILQKLFEAVLEDPSQNTKTQLLKIAEAINSNLSK; this is encoded by the coding sequence ATGCGCTATCCTGTTTCAAAAAAAATGAGTGAAATCGCTTCTATTTTTTTTAATGCCGGTTTTTCGGCCTATCTTGTGGGCGGAGCTGTGCGGGACTGGTTTTTAGGAAAGCCGTGCAAGGATTATGATATAGCTACCGATGCCGAACCCAAGGAAGTTCAAGCCCTTTTCCATAAGACGATTCCTACGGGGATAGCCCACGGTACGGTTACTATTCTTTACAAGGGCGAAAAAATAGAATGTACTACCTTCCGCTGTGAGGCCGATTATTCCGACGGCCGAAGACCTCAGAAGATTAACTATGTCCGTTCAATCGAAGAAGATTTGAGCCGCAGAGACTTCACTATGAATGCAATAGCCGTTTCTTTAAAGGACGGCTCCATTGTTGACCCTTTTGAGGGCGTAAAATCGATAAAATCAAAAACCATTAAAACCGTCGGCTCTCCCCTTGACCGCTTTGGGGAAGACGGCTTGAGACCTATCAGGGCGATCCGCTTTGCTTCACAGCTGGGCTTTAAGATAGAAGAAGAAACCTTAAAAGCGATTCCTTTAAGTATTGAAGTTTGCAAAAAAGTTTCGATAGAAAGGTTTCGGGACGAATTCGTTAAAATGCTTTTAAGTGAGCATCCTATAATTTCTTTAAGGCTCTTGGAGGATACGGGGCTTTTAAAAGTCTTTTTGCCCGAGCTTTCGGATTGCCGCGGGGTTGAGCAAAAAGGAATGCACTCCTTCGATGTGCTTGACCACAGCTTTTTAAGCTGCGATACCGCTCCGCAAGATAATCCGATTGTACGATTGGCTGCCCTTTTCCACGATATAGGAAAGGTAAGCACCAGAGAAAAAAATGAATACGGCGATTATACATTTTATAAGCATGAGGCGGTTTCGGAAAAACTTACCAAAAAGATAATGCAGCGTTTAAAATTCCCGAATAAGGAAATTGAAGAGGTTTCTCATCTGGTGGGGCTTCACATGTTTCATTATACGGAAGATTGGAGCGATGCTGCCGTCCGCCGCTTTATAGTCAGAACCGGAGTAGAAAATATTCCTAATCTCTTCGATTTAAGAAGAGCAGACGGTTTCGGCATGACGGGACAGGCTCCCGATTTAAGCAATTTGGTTTCCTTTAAAAAGAGGCTTGAAAAAGTCATAGCCGAAGATTCTGCCCTGAGTTTAAAAGATCTGGCCGTCGGCGGCAGAGAGCTGATGGAAATCGGAATTCCTGCAGGGCCTAAACTCGGCATAATCTTACAAAAGCTATTTGAAGCTGTTCTTGAAGACCCTTCACAAAATACCAAGACTCAACTTTTAAAAATTGCGGAAGCAATAAATTCCAATTTAAGCAAATAA
- a CDS encoding magnesium transporter CorA family protein — MFVKLDAELTPIDPRAEKITGPVAGYIRFKELIELQGLLGLDPLFIEQCSDFSQQNTLGVWEDYSFGVINIVEMENIFKDRDTIGLYISKNLFLAIEIIDKDYSTQKAFETALQQTIVRERNIPRILNRFFKELIKSHAGVYHRFRKKISELEMRVWEKIEEDSHFETELSNINNELLTLFSYYDQLEDFCQELAENENEIFTEEELTIINLLSKRVERYGANIRILREYSNQLRESYQAQLDLHLNKIMKIFTVVTTIFLPLTLVAGWYGMNFTHMPELSWKYGYITVIILSIAIVVLGLCWFKKKKLI, encoded by the coding sequence ATGTTTGTAAAATTAGATGCAGAATTGACACCGATTGATCCTCGGGCCGAAAAAATAACGGGGCCTGTTGCCGGCTATATAAGATTTAAAGAACTCATCGAGCTTCAAGGGCTTTTAGGCCTAGATCCTCTTTTTATCGAGCAATGCAGCGATTTTTCCCAACAAAATACCCTCGGCGTTTGGGAAGACTACAGTTTCGGTGTTATAAATATAGTCGAAATGGAAAACATTTTTAAAGACCGTGATACGATAGGTCTTTATATATCGAAAAATCTTTTTTTGGCAATAGAAATTATCGACAAGGACTATTCTACCCAAAAGGCCTTTGAAACTGCCTTACAGCAAACTATAGTTCGTGAAAGAAATATTCCGCGTATTCTTAACCGTTTTTTTAAAGAGCTTATCAAGTCCCATGCCGGTGTCTATCACCGTTTTAGAAAAAAAATATCGGAACTGGAAATGCGGGTTTGGGAAAAAATAGAAGAAGACAGTCACTTTGAAACGGAGCTTTCAAATATAAACAACGAGCTTTTAACCCTCTTTAGTTATTATGATCAGTTGGAAGATTTTTGCCAAGAGCTGGCCGAAAACGAAAACGAAATTTTTACCGAAGAAGAGTTGACAATCATAAATCTGCTTTCCAAAAGGGTAGAGCGTTATGGAGCAAATATCCGTATTTTAAGGGAGTATTCAAATCAGTTACGGGAATCCTATCAAGCTCAGCTGGACCTCCATCTAAATAAGATTATGAAAATCTTTACGGTTGTAACTACAATCTTTCTTCCTCTGACTCTTGTAGCGGGCTGGTACGGTATGAACTTTACCCACATGCCTGAGCTTTCATGGAAGTACGGCTATATTACGGTTATAATATTGAGTATTGCCATCGTTGTTTTAGGACTTTGCTGGTTTAAAAAGAAAAAACTGATATAA
- a CDS encoding PadR family transcriptional regulator, whose product MLNKQEILRGLTDTLILGRLYSKDSYGYEINKQIHQKSSSLFQLTEATLYTAFRRLEAAGLLTSYWGDGDTGARRRYYSITKTGKKLYRENVNDWEEFSAAISGLLEL is encoded by the coding sequence ATGTTAAACAAACAGGAGATATTACGCGGACTTACCGATACGCTTATTTTAGGCCGGCTGTATTCTAAGGACAGTTACGGTTATGAAATAAATAAACAAATTCATCAAAAGAGTTCATCCTTATTTCAACTTACCGAAGCAACATTGTACACTGCCTTTAGACGGTTGGAAGCGGCAGGACTTTTAACTTCCTATTGGGGTGATGGCGATACGGGTGCCCGAAGGCGGTATTATTCAATCACAAAAACGGGGAAAAAGTTGTACCGTGAAAATGTAAACGATTGGGAAGAATTTTCCGCTGCTATTTCCGGTTTGCTTGAATTATAG
- a CDS encoding permease prefix domain 1-containing protein: MNEKIKNYVGLLFEGVPQSRKAIELRNEILANLNDRFEALLAEGKSEHEAYGFAIAGLGDVDELIKTVLPDKEITEKIDKERKRKGFLTSIAVALYMLSPAVLIFLSTSRYAYIGVALLLSMAAVATSILIYANMSTPSEVQSYFKKEEKIFSHDNYGPNKNYFFTSLEKFYWTLVPLVYLAVSFYTHAWHISWLIFIAAIAVWQGVKLLIIWSNYKDEESK; encoded by the coding sequence ATGAACGAGAAAATTAAAAACTATGTAGGGCTTCTTTTTGAAGGTGTTCCTCAAAGCCGCAAAGCTATCGAGCTGCGGAATGAAATTTTGGCAAACTTAAATGACCGGTTTGAAGCATTGCTGGCAGAAGGCAAATCCGAACATGAGGCTTACGGGTTTGCTATTGCAGGACTTGGAGATGTCGATGAACTTATTAAAACGGTTTTACCGGATAAAGAGATTACCGAAAAAATCGATAAAGAACGCAAGCGCAAAGGCTTTCTTACCTCAATTGCCGTAGCACTGTATATGCTTTCGCCTGCCGTGCTTATTTTTCTATCAACGTCTCGTTATGCCTATATTGGTGTTGCGCTGCTGCTTTCTATGGCGGCTGTTGCAACCTCCATTTTAATTTATGCAAATATGAGTACTCCAAGTGAAGTTCAATCTTATTTCAAAAAAGAAGAAAAAATATTTTCGCATGATAATTACGGTCCTAATAAAAACTATTTTTTCACATCGCTTGAAAAATTTTATTGGACATTAGTTCCGCTCGTTTATTTGGCGGTAAGTTTTTACACACACGCATGGCATATTTCATGGCTTATTTTTATTGCCGCCATAGCTGTTTGGCAAGGCGTAAAATTGCTTATTATTTGGTCTAATTATAAAGATGAGGAAAGCAAATGA
- a CDS encoding DUF4097 family beta strand repeat-containing protein: MKKNIILALAWFCLAFAVIAFFTNELRRFNRSGYKDFMRFGIVNGKFNPHTSVLKEMQFDINEINSIKASLINEDIKFIPSNDDKILVKIIGIEENKELPEIKKENEALLITASKNEKKRFFFGWNYSHRIEISIPSAELYIAENTGNGMTENTISAFIESSSSDIRIYDITLKNLHFKSVSGDVIFRNSKIENQFEFNTKSGDIKGEAFICGFTGTSVSGDFKLRFLSAPKNDSTFNSTSGDFSIYLPKDITGFSCDFNSSSGDYKNHFTGSSAEKKIYDVYKTDSPRLFIKTVSGDCRIRS; the protein is encoded by the coding sequence ATGAAAAAAAATATTATTTTGGCTCTTGCCTGGTTTTGTTTGGCTTTTGCAGTCATTGCTTTTTTTACAAATGAATTACGCAGATTTAACCGGTCGGGATATAAAGATTTTATGAGATTCGGTATTGTAAACGGAAAATTTAATCCACATACTTCCGTGTTAAAAGAAATGCAATTTGATATAAACGAAATAAATTCTATAAAGGCATCGCTTATCAATGAAGACATAAAATTTATTCCGAGTAACGATGATAAAATTCTAGTAAAAATTATCGGCATCGAAGAAAATAAAGAACTTCCCGAAATAAAAAAAGAAAATGAAGCTCTCCTTATTACGGCTTCTAAAAATGAAAAAAAGAGATTTTTTTTCGGTTGGAATTATTCGCATAGAATCGAGATTTCCATACCGAGTGCCGAGTTATATATTGCAGAGAATACCGGAAACGGTATGACTGAAAATACAATAAGTGCATTTATCGAAAGCTCTTCTTCGGATATTAGGATTTATGACATTACACTAAAGAATTTACATTTTAAAAGTGTCAGTGGTGATGTGATTTTTAGAAATTCCAAGATTGAAAATCAATTTGAATTTAATACAAAATCAGGCGACATAAAAGGTGAAGCATTTATTTGCGGGTTTACCGGAACTTCCGTATCGGGAGATTTTAAATTAAGGTTTTTATCCGCACCTAAAAACGATTCTACATTTAACAGTACTTCAGGAGACTTTTCAATATATTTACCTAAAGATATAACCGGCTTTTCATGCGATTTTAATTCATCTTCGGGTGATTATAAAAATCATTTTACCGGCTCTTCCGCCGAAAAGAAAATATACGATGTCTATAAAACGGACAGCCCGCGGCTTTTTATAAAAACCGTTTCAGGAGATTGCAGAATTAGAAGCTAA
- a CDS encoding NAD-dependent epimerase/dehydratase family protein, translating to MKKTILITGASGSMGSEVLKQIAETGKYSITIILRTKKVNIRLAKSLQKKYPDILKIIFGDLSIFADCERAVENADYIIHCAAIIPPVIDHNPDAGYKSNFWGTLNLINAVKKRPQKDRIKFIHIGTVAQYGNRTFKHPWIRTGDPLISSAFDFYGATKIMAEREVIESGLKYWVSLRQSGVLYDDIMLKNMDDGLMFHTGWNTPIEWATARTSGLMLKNLIEKDTGGTLPEDFWKKVYNIGNGKEARVTGYETLDRGFKLMGRSAKEIFKPYWNAARNFHCGWFYDSRILNDYLDFQYEGFEDFFKKLDKKFWYFKLGKPFPRLIRKFAIEPLLKTSNAPLYWVKNNFEGRIRAFFGSKEDFEKIPQNWKEYNLLSENKNPKTGEMLNYSELKDEKKAASLLLNHGYDESKKENELDISDVREAARFRGGECLSTEMKKGDLYTPLEWSCAYGHKFKASPFLVLKTGHWCPECACPPWNFDEQAKNVPFYAQIWYDDHSSDENNFYDKDCFRDILASNSAIS from the coding sequence GGCTCTGAAGTATTAAAACAAATTGCCGAAACCGGAAAATATAGCATTACCATAATCTTACGGACAAAAAAAGTCAATATACGTTTAGCTAAATCTTTGCAAAAAAAATATCCGGATATTTTAAAAATTATCTTCGGAGACTTATCAATCTTTGCCGACTGCGAAAGAGCCGTCGAAAATGCCGATTATATAATCCATTGTGCAGCTATAATTCCTCCCGTAATCGACCACAATCCCGATGCAGGCTATAAATCAAACTTTTGGGGCACCTTAAATTTGATAAATGCCGTAAAAAAACGACCCCAAAAAGACAGAATAAAATTTATTCATATAGGAACGGTCGCCCAATACGGGAACAGAACCTTTAAACACCCATGGATAAGAACAGGAGACCCTTTAATAAGTTCAGCCTTTGACTTTTACGGGGCTACGAAGATTATGGCCGAGCGGGAAGTAATAGAATCGGGCCTAAAATATTGGGTTTCCTTGAGGCAGTCGGGAGTTTTATATGATGATATTATGCTTAAAAACATGGATGACGGCCTTATGTTCCACACAGGCTGGAATACTCCGATAGAATGGGCAACAGCCCGCACCTCAGGCCTCATGCTTAAAAACCTCATCGAAAAAGACACAGGCGGCACCTTGCCCGAAGATTTTTGGAAGAAGGTCTATAATATAGGAAACGGAAAAGAGGCACGGGTTACCGGTTACGAAACCCTAGACCGAGGCTTTAAACTCATGGGCAGATCGGCAAAGGAAATTTTTAAACCCTACTGGAATGCGGCCCGCAACTTTCACTGCGGCTGGTTCTATGATTCCCGTATTTTAAATGATTATCTTGACTTTCAATATGAAGGCTTTGAGGACTTTTTTAAAAAACTCGATAAAAAATTTTGGTATTTTAAGCTGGGAAAACCATTTCCGCGTCTTATTAGAAAATTTGCCATAGAACCTCTTTTAAAAACAAGCAATGCTCCTCTTTATTGGGTTAAGAATAATTTTGAAGGCAGAATAAGGGCTTTTTTCGGCTCGAAAGAAGACTTTGAAAAAATCCCTCAAAACTGGAAAGAATATAACCTTTTATCGGAAAACAAAAATCCGAAAACGGGAGAAATGCTGAACTATTCCGAATTAAAAGATGAAAAAAAAGCCGCTTCCCTTTTGCTGAATCACGGCTATGACGAATCCAAAAAAGAAAACGAACTTGATATAAGCGATGTACGGGAGGCAGCCCGTTTTAGGGGCGGCGAATGCTTAAGCACCGAAATGAAAAAGGGCGACCTCTACACTCCTCTTGAATGGAGCTGCGCTTACGGCCATAAATTTAAAGCGAGTCCTTTCCTTGTTCTAAAAACAGGGCACTGGTGCCCCGAATGCGCATGTCCTCCATGGAATTTTGATGAACAGGCAAAGAATGTCCCTTTTTATGCACAAATTTGGTATGACGATCACAGCTCCGATGAAAACAATTTTTATGATAAGGACTGTTTTAGGGATATTTTAGCTTCTAATTCTGCAATCTCCTGA